One Solanum lycopersicum chromosome 2, SLM_r2.1 genomic region harbors:
- the LOC138342016 gene encoding uncharacterized protein, whose amino-acid sequence MGSLTDVQPERRDMVREIQRLSSFGVRVANSEDSGVSIREVAESLIIDEMAPYEALYGRKCRSPIGWFDVCETNLIGSDVIQQAVDKVKLIQERLLVSQSRQKSYADNQRRDLKFQIDDWVFLKVAYELDLPSDLEAVHPVFRVSMLYKCVGDPSRVFPVDDIQVTEEFSYEEKPVAILDRQVDRYNF is encoded by the exons atgggtagtttgacagatgtacaaccagaaaggagggatatggttcgggagattcagcggttATCCAGCTTTGGAGTCCGTGTAGCTAATtcagaagatagtggagtttctattcgagaggttgctgagtccttaatcatagatgag atggcaccgtacgaggccttatatgggaggaagtgcagatcacctattggttggtttgatgtttgCGAGACTAATTTAATAGGctcggatgtgattcagcaagctgttgacaaggtgaagcttattcaagaaagattattagtatcccagagtcgacagaagtcatatgcagataatcagCGTCGAGATTTAAAGTTTCAGATTgatgactgggtattcctgaag gttgcctatgagttggatctaccatctgatttggaggcggtacatccagtcttccgtGTATCGATGCTATATAAATGtgttggtgatccttctagagtattccccgtagatgatattcaggtaacagaaGAGTtttcatatgaggagaaacccgtggctatacttgatcgccag gttgataggtataacttttag